The following coding sequences are from one Roseburia hominis A2-183 window:
- a CDS encoding response regulator transcription factor, translated as MEQYNILIVEDDKEIRDGIEIFLKSQNYNVFKAADGVEGLEVMEREKISLAIVDIMMPRMDGVTMTMKLREKYDFPVIMLSAKSEETDKVIGLNIGADDYVTKPFTPLELMARVNSQLRRYTQFANRSPKEEKNDRIHVIGGLELNEDTVEVFVDGKPVKMTPIEFKILALLIRTPGRVYSADEIYERVWNEKAINTDTIMVHVRNIRDKIEINPKDPKYLKVVWGVGYKIEKQQ; from the coding sequence ATGGAACAATATAACATTTTAATTGTTGAGGATGATAAAGAAATCAGGGACGGAATTGAAATCTTTTTAAAGAGTCAGAATTACAACGTATTCAAGGCGGCAGACGGCGTGGAAGGACTTGAGGTGATGGAGCGGGAGAAGATCTCGCTGGCGATCGTCGACATCATGATGCCGCGCATGGACGGCGTTACAATGACCATGAAGCTGCGGGAAAAATATGACTTTCCGGTCATTATGCTCTCGGCGAAGTCAGAGGAGACCGACAAGGTGATCGGGTTAAATATCGGGGCGGATGATTATGTGACCAAGCCGTTTACACCGTTGGAACTGATGGCGCGCGTCAATTCCCAGCTCCGCCGGTATACGCAGTTTGCAAACAGGAGTCCGAAGGAGGAAAAGAATGATCGGATTCATGTGATCGGAGGACTGGAACTGAATGAGGACACCGTGGAGGTGTTTGTGGATGGAAAACCGGTGAAGATGACGCCGATTGAGTTCAAGATACTTGCGCTCTTAATCCGGACACCGGGGCGTGTATATTCGGCGGACGAGATCTATGAGCGCGTGTGGAATGAAAAGGCGATCAATACCGATACGATTATGGTGCATGTGAGAAATATCCGGGACAAGATTGAGATCAACCCGAAAGATCCAAAATACTTAAAGGTGGTGTGGGGTGTTGGATATAAAATTGAAAAACAACAATAG
- a CDS encoding PIN domain-containing protein, whose amino-acid sequence MGKIYLVDSENVGDIWVPLLVSSQEDDEVLVFYTTKSPHMNYENVRMLKETEKEADFIKCFEGSNALDFQLVSELGYRLSQNADREYVIVSNDTGFDAAVRYWSTRKMPVSRLSGKECHRMLTEKKQRVAKESGAAVEPEQEQTRAAGPEVEAEQVRETEQEAEAEQVRETGQEAEAEQVRETGQEAEAERGREQSKKPRSSKKSEPSKAGGKAGESGKPEASGKAGNAETSGKAEVIGKAEDAEKSGKAEPTEKAGLAGESGKPEVIGKAEDAETSGKAEVTGKAEDAETSGKPEVTGKAEDAETSEKSESAEKAGLAEKSGKAEPAEKTGRAKRSRKSAKAVKAEKSERMSEPDRSEKSQKSDKAKTQNAGNEKPDLTEEQSGQMTEMMDLKEEMSENPQSVSNATDQSEAPVKFGLDLNAERAILKTLCACISKENLVDFHNALVALLGEEEGKRLYQELKTNAEYASYWSELPAYGLKEKFDMYCKMVFDHSEYAKEPPEDFSGFLYQANGKRKNLNSLRAALQGHYGKDKGMKYYSLFKSHIKMMNRM is encoded by the coding sequence ATGGGAAAAATTTATTTGGTTGACAGTGAGAATGTAGGAGATATATGGGTGCCGCTTCTGGTATCCTCGCAGGAAGATGACGAGGTTCTTGTATTTTATACGACAAAGAGCCCGCATATGAATTACGAAAATGTGAGGATGCTCAAGGAGACGGAAAAGGAAGCAGACTTTATTAAGTGTTTTGAGGGAAGCAATGCGCTGGATTTCCAGCTGGTATCGGAACTTGGCTATCGCCTGAGCCAGAACGCGGACAGGGAGTATGTTATTGTATCAAATGATACGGGATTTGACGCTGCGGTGCGCTACTGGTCAACACGGAAAATGCCTGTGAGCCGTTTAAGCGGAAAGGAATGCCACAGAATGCTGACAGAGAAAAAGCAGCGCGTGGCAAAGGAATCCGGGGCAGCAGTAGAGCCGGAACAGGAACAGACCAGAGCGGCTGGCCCGGAAGTGGAAGCAGAGCAGGTTCGGGAGACTGAACAGGAAGCGGAAGCAGAGCAGGTTCGGGAGACTGGACAGGAAGCGGAAGCAGAGCAGGTTCGGGAGACTGGACAGGAAGCGGAAGCAGAGCGTGGCAGAGAGCAGTCAAAGAAGCCACGGTCATCCAAGAAGTCAGAACCGTCGAAAGCCGGCGGTAAGGCAGGAGAATCCGGGAAGCCGGAAGCGTCCGGGAAGGCTGGAAATGCAGAGACATCCGGGAAGGCAGAAGTGATCGGGAAAGCTGAGGATGCAGAGAAATCCGGGAAGGCTGAACCGACAGAAAAAGCTGGGTTGGCAGGAGAATCCGGGAAGCCGGAAGTGATCGGGAAGGCTGAGGATGCAGAGACATCCGGGAAGGCTGAAGTGACCGGAAAGGCTGAGGATGCGGAGACATCCGGGAAGCCGGAAGTGACCGGGAAGGCTGAGGATGCAGAGACATCCGAGAAGTCGGAATCGGCAGAAAAAGCTGGGTTGGCAGAGAAATCCGGGAAGGCTGAGCCGGCAGAGAAGACTGGCAGGGCAAAACGGTCAAGAAAGTCAGCGAAAGCAGTCAAAGCAGAAAAGTCTGAGCGTATGTCAGAACCGGATCGTTCGGAAAAGTCACAGAAGAGTGACAAAGCAAAGACGCAGAACGCAGGGAATGAGAAGCCGGATCTGACGGAGGAACAATCCGGACAGATGACAGAAATGATGGATTTGAAAGAAGAAATGTCAGAGAATCCACAGAGTGTGTCAAATGCCACGGACCAGAGTGAAGCGCCAGTGAAGTTTGGACTGGATCTGAATGCAGAGAGAGCAATTTTAAAGACATTGTGTGCCTGCATCAGCAAGGAAAATCTGGTGGATTTTCACAATGCGCTGGTTGCGCTTCTCGGCGAGGAAGAAGGCAAGCGGCTGTATCAGGAACTGAAGACGAATGCAGAGTATGCGTCTTACTGGTCAGAACTTCCGGCTTATGGCTTAAAAGAAAAGTTTGACATGTACTGCAAAATGGTTTTTGACCACAGTGAATATGCAAAGGAACCGCCGGAAGATTTTTCGGGATTCCTCTATCAGGCAAACGGAAAGCGAAAGAATCTCAATTCTCTCCGCGCAGCATTGCAGGGGCACTATGGCAAAGACAAGGGAATGAAATATTATTCCCTGTTCAAGTCACACATTAAGATGATGAATCGCATGTAG
- a CDS encoding Mini-ribonuclease 3: MGRGIDSYIKEQFGIAEVDIRTYSPLTLAYIGDGIYDLVIRSVVVGKGNTRAGELHKRTSQIVKAHTQAEMMEVLLPLLTEEEADIYRRGRNAKSPTMAKNATMSDYRKATGFETLMGWLYLQDEFERLVELVKTGVDGLHLKL; encoded by the coding sequence ATGGGAAGAGGAATCGATTCTTATATTAAGGAACAGTTCGGGATTGCGGAAGTCGATATCCGCACCTACTCACCGCTGACACTGGCTTATATCGGTGACGGGATCTATGATCTCGTCATCCGTTCTGTTGTCGTGGGAAAAGGGAATACCAGAGCGGGAGAACTGCACAAACGGACCAGCCAGATTGTCAAGGCGCACACGCAGGCCGAGATGATGGAGGTGCTTCTGCCGCTTCTGACAGAGGAGGAAGCGGACATTTACCGGCGCGGCAGAAATGCCAAGTCGCCGACGATGGCAAAGAATGCGACGATGTCCGACTACCGCAAGGCCACCGGGTTTGAGACGCTGATGGGATGGCTGTACTTGCAGGATGAGTTTGAGCGTCTGGTGGAACTGGTGAAGACCGGTGTGGACGGGCTGCATTTGAAGTTATAG
- the sigH gene encoding RNA polymerase sporulation sigma factor SigH has protein sequence MLRKIQPCAERLGGIAGQRGKTEEDVDEYQKLADEELIQKLREGDERIMDYILEKYKPLVLRKANAMFLIGGDTDDLIQEGMIGLFKAIRDYRSDRETSFFHFAELCINRQLYSAVEASNRKKHVPLNTYVSFYSQTTEEGKSLAETLLTDQMDDPEQLVIEQENFTAFWEQLREQLSALERQVLDAYLEGKNYRQIAEELGKSPKTIDNALSRIKGKIRQR, from the coding sequence ATGCTGCGGAAAATACAGCCGTGCGCGGAACGTTTGGGCGGCATAGCAGGGCAGAGAGGGAAGACGGAGGAAGACGTGGACGAATATCAGAAGCTGGCGGATGAAGAACTCATCCAGAAACTGCGCGAAGGCGACGAGCGGATCATGGATTATATCCTGGAAAAGTACAAGCCGTTGGTGCTTCGCAAGGCAAATGCGATGTTTTTGATTGGCGGAGATACGGATGACCTGATTCAGGAGGGGATGATCGGACTGTTTAAGGCAATCCGGGATTACCGGTCCGACAGGGAGACATCCTTTTTCCATTTTGCGGAATTGTGCATCAACAGACAGCTCTACAGTGCGGTGGAGGCATCCAACCGGAAAAAACATGTACCTCTGAATACTTACGTGTCCTTTTATTCCCAGACCACGGAGGAAGGGAAATCTCTGGCGGAGACGCTTCTCACCGACCAGATGGACGATCCGGAACAGCTGGTGATTGAGCAGGAGAATTTTACCGCTTTCTGGGAGCAGCTGCGGGAACAGTTAAGCGCGCTCGAGCGCCAGGTTTTAGACGCATATCTGGAAGGAAAAAATTACCGCCAGATAGCGGAGGAACTCGGAAAAAGTCCCAAGACAATCGACAATGCGCTCTCGCGTATCAAGGGAAAGATCCGGCAGAGATAG
- a CDS encoding sensor histidine kinase — translation MKNNNRNNGAGNNNVSANNDASSNSGASRNNGAGNSSNNSNAVNSSKRIIIAIAGIIFITIITMCFFPVVYRTAERQKEQQKAEMMRESSDSVDNDTVQTLYQGSYVLYVEQMERSGQADAGGLFLNLPTDDEDYQYVKDTVTSTFDEWKSQFESDSWNIDYCVYKSSADCVKNTDQPLETCVDGTVTEKIKQYYTDIVCLSFDKEGALEVTPLYDENISGSVLIKAFQNVDRENLLGQSLGGYVEAGQLQGPKDFKVIFGLPVSTSDTISLGDPYEDMTNYWVQVVLVYRASGGSILFLVSLAAVAGWMFLMTSRRIWNEDIPMQRPGKWYLMEVAVIAVCCMACMEENFYDIIRSYSYYSEGVDVLLGNNAWRAILQLGQMMVPLLFLYGIWYAALRVLRPVFFLGVREYIRQYSLIYQIFPWLKKLWNTFRYEVAHVDFSEKSTKTIWKIVLINFAVLSLCSMMWFFGIGALIVYSIFVFCFIKKYYDRIGRDYQALLRSVSRMADGDLDTEITEDLGIYEPMKVELSRVRDGFKKAVDEEVKSQRMKTDLITNVSHDLKTPLTAITTYVELLKKEDITEEERRSYIETLDKKSQRLKILIEDLFEVSKATSNNIVLHPMEVDVVNLLKQVAVEHTERFAAMGLVLRWDVPEEKVIVVLDNQKTFRIFENLFVNIQKYAMPQSRVYVQVQEYGMAPEEFVEITIKNMSATELNFDPEEITERFVRGDTSRGTEGSGLGLAIARSFTEAQGGKLTIEVDGDLFKVVIRLKCGTLQVEKEMEV, via the coding sequence TTGAAAAACAACAATAGAAACAACGGTGCCGGCAATAACAATGTCAGCGCAAATAACGATGCCAGCAGCAACAGTGGTGCCAGCAGAAATAATGGTGCCGGCAACAGCAGCAACAACAGCAATGCCGTAAACAGCAGCAAGCGGATTATCATAGCGATCGCGGGAATCATTTTCATCACGATCATTACCATGTGTTTTTTCCCGGTGGTGTACCGGACGGCTGAGAGACAGAAAGAGCAGCAGAAAGCGGAGATGATGCGCGAGTCCTCGGACAGCGTGGACAACGATACGGTACAGACACTCTATCAGGGCAGCTATGTCCTGTATGTAGAACAGATGGAGCGGAGCGGGCAGGCAGATGCAGGCGGACTGTTTTTGAATCTGCCGACGGATGATGAAGATTACCAGTATGTAAAGGACACGGTAACCTCTACGTTTGACGAATGGAAAAGCCAGTTTGAGAGTGACAGCTGGAACATCGATTACTGTGTATACAAAAGCAGTGCCGACTGCGTGAAAAATACGGATCAGCCGCTCGAGACATGCGTGGATGGAACTGTGACGGAGAAGATAAAGCAGTATTATACGGACATCGTATGCTTATCCTTTGACAAAGAGGGCGCGCTGGAAGTGACACCGCTGTACGACGAAAATATCAGCGGCAGCGTTCTGATCAAGGCGTTTCAGAATGTAGACCGGGAAAATCTTTTGGGACAGTCGCTGGGCGGATATGTGGAAGCAGGGCAGCTGCAGGGACCGAAGGACTTTAAGGTGATCTTCGGGCTTCCGGTATCAACGAGTGATACGATTTCCTTGGGAGATCCGTATGAGGATATGACAAATTACTGGGTGCAGGTGGTGTTAGTGTACCGTGCGTCCGGCGGAAGCATTCTGTTTCTGGTAAGCCTTGCTGCGGTGGCGGGATGGATGTTTCTTATGACGAGCAGGCGCATCTGGAACGAAGACATACCAATGCAACGCCCGGGGAAATGGTATCTCATGGAGGTGGCGGTGATTGCCGTCTGCTGCATGGCATGTATGGAGGAAAACTTCTACGATATCATAAGAAGCTATTCCTATTATAGCGAAGGAGTGGATGTTTTACTTGGAAACAATGCCTGGAGAGCCATCTTACAGCTTGGACAGATGATGGTCCCGCTCCTGTTTTTGTATGGCATCTGGTACGCGGCGCTTCGCGTACTGCGTCCGGTATTTTTCCTGGGAGTCAGGGAATATATCAGACAGTACAGCCTGATTTATCAGATTTTTCCGTGGTTGAAAAAATTGTGGAACACGTTCCGCTATGAGGTGGCGCATGTGGATTTTTCAGAAAAATCCACAAAGACGATCTGGAAAATCGTGCTGATCAACTTTGCGGTGCTGTCGCTCTGCTCGATGATGTGGTTTTTCGGCATCGGCGCGCTGATCGTGTACTCCATCTTTGTGTTCTGTTTTATCAAAAAATATTATGACAGGATCGGCAGAGATTATCAGGCGCTGCTGCGCAGTGTAAGCCGGATGGCGGACGGAGATCTGGACACGGAGATCACCGAGGATCTGGGAATATATGAGCCGATGAAGGTGGAGCTTTCCAGGGTGCGCGACGGATTTAAGAAGGCGGTGGATGAGGAAGTGAAGAGCCAGCGAATGAAAACGGATCTCATCACGAACGTTTCCCATGATTTAAAAACACCGCTCACGGCGATCACAACCTACGTGGAACTGTTAAAGAAGGAGGACATCACGGAGGAGGAGCGCAGGTCATACATTGAGACGCTCGATAAAAAGAGCCAGCGGTTAAAAATATTGATCGAGGATCTTTTTGAGGTCAGCAAGGCGACCAGCAACAATATTGTGCTGCATCCGATGGAAGTCGATGTGGTGAATCTGTTAAAGCAGGTTGCGGTGGAGCATACGGAGCGCTTTGCGGCGATGGGGCTTGTGCTGCGATGGGATGTGCCGGAGGAAAAAGTGATCGTGGTGCTTGACAATCAGAAGACATTCCGCATCTTTGAAAATCTGTTTGTCAATATCCAGAAATATGCGATGCCGCAGAGCCGTGTGTACGTGCAGGTACAGGAATACGGGATGGCACCGGAGGAGTTCGTGGAGATTACGATCAAAAATATGTCGGCAACGGAACTGAATTTTGATCCGGAGGAGATCACGGAGCGCTTCGTGCGCGGCGATACCTCACGCGGTACTGAGGGCTCAGGATTGGGGCTTGCCATCGCCAGAAGTTTTACCGAGGCGCAGGGCGGAAAACTGACGATCGAGGTGGACGGTGACTTATTCAAGGTTGTAATCAGACTGAAATGTGGTACACTACAGGTAGAAAAAGAGATGGAGGTTTAA
- the rlmB gene encoding 23S rRNA (guanosine(2251)-2'-O)-methyltransferase RlmB encodes MGYEELKIEGRNAVLEAFRSGKTIDKLFVLDGCQDGPVRTIVREAKKHDTIIHFVEKERLDQLSETKKHQGVIAVAAAYEYAEVDDILEIAREKGEPPFLFLLDNIEDPHNLGAIIRTANLCGAHGVIIPKRRAVGLTATVAKTSAGALNYTPVAKVTNLTATIKELKEQGIWFVCADMGGTQMYDLDLKGPIGLVIGSEGEGVSKLVRENCDYVASIPMKGDIDSLNASVAAGVLAYEIVRQRMM; translated from the coding sequence ATGGGATACGAGGAATTAAAAATAGAGGGACGCAATGCGGTGCTTGAGGCGTTTCGTTCCGGCAAGACAATCGACAAGCTTTTTGTGCTGGACGGATGTCAGGACGGACCGGTGCGCACGATCGTAAGAGAAGCAAAAAAGCACGATACCATTATCCATTTTGTGGAAAAAGAGCGTCTGGATCAGCTCTCGGAGACGAAGAAGCACCAGGGCGTGATCGCGGTGGCGGCAGCATATGAATATGCGGAAGTGGATGACATTCTGGAGATCGCAAGAGAAAAGGGAGAGCCGCCGTTCCTTTTTCTGCTGGATAATATTGAGGACCCGCACAATCTCGGGGCGATCATCCGTACCGCGAATCTCTGCGGAGCACACGGGGTCATTATTCCAAAGCGCAGGGCGGTGGGACTGACCGCGACTGTGGCAAAGACGTCCGCCGGCGCGCTGAACTATACGCCGGTTGCCAAGGTGACGAATCTCACGGCGACGATCAAGGAGTTAAAGGAGCAGGGCATCTGGTTTGTCTGCGCGGATATGGGCGGCACGCAGATGTATGACCTGGATCTGAAGGGACCGATCGGTCTTGTAATCGGAAGCGAGGGTGAGGGTGTCAGCAAGCTGGTGCGCGAAAACTGTGATTATGTGGCTTCCATTCCGATGAAGGGTGACATTGATTCTCTGAATGCTTCCGTAGCAGCCGGTGTGCTTGCCTATGAGATCGTCAGACAGCGGATGATGTAA
- the thiC gene encoding phosphomethylpyrimidine synthase ThiC, whose product MEQYATQMEAARKGIVTEELKKVAAKERMTTEELMPLVAEGKVVICANRHHKCIDPEGVGSMLRTKINVNLGISRDCKDYDVEMEKVMAAVDMGAHAIMDLSSHGNTIPFRRKLTAECPAMIGTVPVYDSVIHYQRDLATLTAKDFIDVVRLHAEDGVDFVTLHCGITRKTIEQIRKHKRKMNIVSRGGSLVFAWMCMTGEENPFYEYYDEILEICREHDVTISLGDACRPGCLADASDVCQIEELVRLGELTKRAWARDVQVMVEGPGHMPMDQIAANMKIQQTICMGAPFYVLGPLVTDIAPGYDHITSAIGGAIAAQNGAAFLCYVTPAEHLALPNVEDVKQGIIASKIAAHAADIAKGVRGAREIDDKMADARRVLDWDAQWECAIDPETAKQIREDRKPEHEDTCSMCGKFCAVRSMNKALAGEYIDIL is encoded by the coding sequence ATGGAACAGTATGCAACACAGATGGAAGCAGCACGCAAGGGAATTGTGACAGAGGAGTTAAAGAAGGTTGCGGCGAAGGAGCGCATGACCACAGAGGAGCTGATGCCGCTCGTTGCGGAGGGAAAGGTGGTCATCTGCGCGAACAGGCATCACAAATGCATTGACCCGGAGGGTGTCGGCTCGATGCTGCGGACGAAGATCAATGTAAATCTCGGAATCTCCAGAGACTGTAAGGATTATGACGTGGAGATGGAAAAAGTGATGGCGGCAGTTGACATGGGAGCGCATGCGATCATGGATCTCTCCTCGCACGGGAACACCATTCCGTTTCGGAGAAAACTGACGGCGGAATGTCCGGCTATGATCGGAACCGTGCCGGTATATGATTCTGTAATTCACTATCAGAGGGATCTTGCGACACTGACCGCAAAGGATTTTATTGATGTGGTACGCCTGCATGCCGAGGATGGCGTGGATTTTGTGACGCTGCACTGCGGAATCACGCGCAAGACGATCGAGCAGATCAGGAAGCACAAGAGAAAAATGAATATTGTATCCAGAGGCGGTTCGCTGGTGTTTGCGTGGATGTGTATGACCGGAGAGGAGAATCCGTTTTACGAGTATTACGATGAGATTCTTGAGATCTGCCGGGAGCATGATGTGACGATCTCTCTGGGCGATGCCTGCAGACCGGGCTGTCTGGCGGATGCGTCCGATGTGTGTCAGATTGAGGAACTGGTGCGGCTGGGCGAGCTTACAAAGCGCGCCTGGGCAAGAGATGTGCAGGTCATGGTAGAGGGACCGGGGCACATGCCGATGGATCAGATTGCAGCGAATATGAAGATTCAGCAGACGATCTGCATGGGAGCACCGTTTTATGTACTGGGACCGCTTGTAACGGACATTGCCCCGGGGTACGACCATATCACTTCCGCGATCGGAGGAGCGATCGCCGCGCAGAATGGAGCTGCATTTTTGTGCTATGTGACACCGGCGGAGCATCTGGCGCTTCCGAATGTGGAGGATGTCAAGCAGGGTATCATTGCATCGAAAATTGCGGCGCATGCGGCAGACATTGCCAAGGGCGTGCGGGGTGCAAGAGAGATTGACGACAAGATGGCAGACGCACGCCGTGTGCTGGACTGGGATGCACAGTGGGAATGTGCGATTGATCCCGAGACCGCAAAACAAATCCGCGAGGACCGCAAACCGGAGCACGAGGACACCTGTTCCATGTGCGGAAAATTCTGTGCGGTGCGCAGCATGAACAAGGCGCTTGCGGGTGAGTACATCGATATTTTATAA